In Colletotrichum destructivum chromosome 8, complete sequence, the following proteins share a genomic window:
- a CDS encoding Putative Zinc finger C2H2-type has product MAESKLGVPEPQERYNALIRPSDDDWKAVHDNFKDLLAQPTLRTEDILGLYFTTQERKLFLTATEPRSLRDCQESNTRRYWSLIAGRFKDCHLSFATKLTMLYFGLPVEPIMSLLFQYAKPDFDVDDGDEMCDVEIRPPLHFLTAHNHRNYGHDHMRGAEASFTTLAVPDSQMPENIATQGLSLRGGGYDDDGDDLEMRDAGSLSHTRTSAFAGQRQLPEIVEALDDDFEEDDVRGNLTMTGLAHPDRGTRVSGPGVGHQHPAASSIRQTPGPRANVVSVSGSTASRPTMRARFDQQQAAARRVDECVPLYGYQGRIMFKPDDLSTFEAASRKLLSLRQCDACDLVLVEFDRSSRRVTKHLNDSIPLKPNGAVTNRMRQQAKSDLNCAWFVLRVGESKPAEWEPKDSCFSTSLIKLRQADDEGHENVSYCNIPSRELYFDPKPTGSRYPSPKPWGVNQYMPFLTTAQQVLVGTPDRPSANHFDIIISSEHGGTGTFSTHWYGGIEVHRRLLDMMHPVFAKGKPFEVETHPLPENSVVFYLPGGVTSSATALKDRECRRQSGSGDHYPSALEKVNVMTRGLTLHPNISYRLWRGVDYFNPMIKNPSGDHKPVSWNPRDFTVQNHAQLQGALSNFIANSVDNRREPCRLFVIQPFNGSGDTCIIETPDEKNGSAEFQVSSDTMDKFRARVQLLYEHDARVQFDPQQDSILLEPIFENGSSGQWNPVHFVLRPDAPDWELVMVQRLSVAKTMRVTIWKNDELNFVKSVASELDTRSQWGPRYGQVTPLRPELSLPTIAQPVWSQPVAAQTRPGEASRAKSKAPEEDLRKRSWATQPSVYDNGIYHPSFPINAPPVESILRTGGSRVPMITKNVLTATEQHEMQGTLWNTRNLVLDRICKCPYQGCNVTYRMEEEQNLVKHLEEKHAGQKCPWCDLQLFQFWSGKQKEEHYKSAHAEQLRKILEQPQKLSSRPQTLRTSTPGRPLKHAAPLTPPLSSFKIMERTRFPAGPLPRPGPPPKANEKESDYRYCDRCGRDHIQLSSRTEREHHDRVCVPLAEGAGLCTFCEACGHREWKTGQDAKEFAPFDEYPHKCRGTIHQNKPHCTKCGLSLKKMTDESIDRHRTYCAGYYGTMGCFCPYCQHHFVEDKRQKPIDSVKKHIFECDKRDPMKATPYEIYPETYWEDKDVLTDPLYVGQGASTALVRKQRRPNEPTRYLSYPLMWHERPGPTPTQDPPSECKLPGCREPLFGLTPSEILGHFETNHGGRPQRKCPLCHLSFERPEDGREDNPESGEWEDRRDQVAHMECHVYQLWDVLTEKGPPPPIVNREPFYAGHSLWDPDNERALDRRDKRCPHFDKCGAMVGFMNQKQWNQHMEIAHAAEDFEPRVPRDIKIDLQAAFEERKQQRIREGKHPMVGQVPPVLKSKGLEPGLGQGVTAGQKPATAGPAVQPQGQAGARGGLAGGQGLDTVPGQGLDPEGTRPKEDDVPRGVRPEGAHPQVRPETQTTSEPKQKSGTALKPKTTVGKIGKHTGNTGKPPGKPDSKPAPGQKSFSGTNPKIKAPAQSFDAEDNMYCSRCFRKAPNRVSKAKIPEGDPSRQEQIDAHSDPTRSCRIRPQEGRVRFSRDGEPILPSRVGWIRKGNLKLNEIRDGFVRSNPELERTMCPTDMHWKRPWSRWVHDPNNENNDDVWGMPYKRQKDRGDDDSEEDDGEEDYVVVDNEEDDDDEETGEAEDEDKEKEEDDEEGDDGGDGAKDNSGTIRKKKRKQFRGFQPHDPTYRYSGDEDSVSEDDPSGLVPESEGEGEGSTGSGGGKRKRDATEPSGQGQAGKKKKKTQEQERKKAGGSEEAQGSKS; this is encoded by the exons CAGGAACGATACAATGCTCTCATCAGGCCaagcgacgacgactggaAGGCCGTTCACGACAATTTCAAGGATCTGCTTGCCCAGCCCACTCTGCGGACAGAAGACATACTGGGTTTGTACTTCACAACCCAGGAACGGAAGCTCTTCTTGACTGCCACAGAACCTCGGAGTCTGAGGGACTGCCAGGAAAGCAACACCAGGCGATACTGGAGCCTGATTGCTGGTAGATTCAAAGACTGCCATCTCTCGTTCGCGACGAAGCTCACAATGCTCTACTTTGGTCTGCCGGTTGAACCCATCATGTCTTTGCTGTTTCAGTATGCAAAGCCAGACTTTGACGTGGACGACGGGGATGAGATGTGTGACGTCGAGATTCGCCCTCCGTTACATTTCCTCACGGCCCACAATCATAGAAACTACGGACACGATCACATGAGAG GAGCTGAAGCTTCTTTCACCACCCTCGCGGTGCCGGATTCTCAGATGCCAGAAAACATCGCTACCCAAGGACTAAGCCTCCGAGGTGGAGGCtacgacgatgatggcgatgacctGGAGATGAGAGACGCGGGGTCTCTGTCGCATACCCGTACCTCTGCATTCGCTGGACAACGACAACTGCCCGAAATTGTCGAGGCACTTGACGACGATTTcgaagaggacgatgtcCGTGGCAATCTCACCATGACAGGTCTTGCACATCCCGATAGAGGGACTCGGGTCAGTGGACCTGGTGTTGGACACCAGCACCCAGCAGCCAGCTCGATACGCCAAACTCCAGGGCCGAGAGCGAACGTTGTCAGTGTGTCCGGGTCCACcgcgagcaggccgacgatgagggcCAGATTTGATCAACAGCAAGCTGCAGCTCGTCGGGTGGATGAGTGTGTCCCCCTCTACGGCTACCAGGGTCGGATCATGTTCAAGCCCGACGACCTGTCCACGTTTGAAGCAGCTTCCAGGAAGCTCTTGTCTCTCCGACAATGTGATGCGTGTGATCTAGTGCTCGTCGAGTTCGACAGGAGCTCCAGACGGGTCACCAAGCACCTCAACGACAGCATCCCGCTCAAACCAAACGGTGCTGTGACGAACCGTATGAGACAACAAGCCAAGTCCGACCTCAACTGCGCCTGGTTCGTGCTTCGCGTCGGCGAGTCGAAACCAGCGGAATGGGAGCCCAAAGActcctgcttctcgacctcgttgaTCAAGCTGcgccaggccgacgacgagggacaTGAGAATGTCTCGTATTGCAACATTCCGTCCCGGGAACTGTACTTTGACCCCAAGCCCACAGGCAGCAGATATCCTTCGCCAAAGCCCTGGGGCGTCAACCAGTACATGCCCTTCCTTACCACGGCGCAACAGGTCCTAGTGGGAACGCCAGACCGGCCGAGTGCAAACCAtttcgacatcatcatctcTTCCGAACACGGAGGTACTGGGACATTTTCAACTCACTGGTACGGCGGTATCGAAGTGCACCGAAGGCTCTTGGATATGATGCATCCTGTTTTTGCCAAGGGGAAGCCATTTGAGGTTGAAACCCACCCCTTACCCGAGAACTCGGTCGTCTTCTACTTGCCCGGGGGCGTCACCAGCTCGGCTACCGCGCTCAAGGACCGAGAATGCCGTCGCCAGTCAGGCTCTGGGGACCATTACCCCAGTGCACTTGAAAAAGTCAATGTGATGACCAGAGGTCTAACGCTGCACCCAAACATCTCGTATCGCCTCTGGCGTGGAGTCGACTACTTCAACCCTATGATCAAGAATCCGTCGGGGGATCACAAGCCGGTTTCATGGAACCCTCGGGACTTCACCGTTCAGAACCACGCCCAACTTCAAGGGGCGCTTTCTAACTTCATCGCCAATTCTGTTGACAACAGGAGGGAGCCTTGTCGGCTCTTTGTCATTCAACCCTTCAATGGGAGTGGCGACACGTGCATTATAGAGACGCCGGACGAGAAGAATGGCTCAGCCGAGTTCCAGGTGAGCTCAGACACGATGGACAAGTTCAGAGCCAGGGTCCAGCTTCTGTACGAACACGACGCCAGGGTGCAGTTTGATCCCCAACAGGACAGCATACTCCTAGAGCCCATTTTCGAGAATGGCAGCTCCGGTCAATGGAACCCGGTTCACTTCGTCCTCCGACCGGATGCTCCCGACTGGGAGTTGGTCATGGTCCAGCGACTCTCTGTTGCTAAAACGATGCGTGTCACAATATGGAAGAACGATGAACTGAATTTTG TGAAAAGCGTCGCCAGCGAGCTGGATACCAGAAGCCAATGGGGCCCTCGGTATGGCCAAGTGACGCCGCTGCGTCCAGAATTGTCTCTCCCTACCATTGCTCAGCCTGTTTGGAGCCAACCAGTCGCCGCCCAGACGCGGCCGGGAGAGGCGAGCCGAGCGAAATCAAAGGCACCCGAAGAGGATCTTCGAAAAAGGAGTTGGGCCACACAGCCGAGCGTCTACGACAACGGCATCTACCATCCGTCCTTCCCGATCAACGCACCCCCTGTTGAGTCAATCTTGCGGACCGGGGGAAGCCGGGTGCCCATGATCACCAAGAATGTGCTCACGGCCACGGAGCAACACGAGATGCAGGGCACATTGTGGAACACCCGCAACTTAGTGTTGGATCGCATCTGCAAGTGCCCATATCAGGGGTGCAACGTCACCTACCGCATGGAAGAGGAGCAGAATCTTGTGAAGCATCTGGAAGAGAAGCACGCCGGGCAAAAGTGTCCCTGGTGTGACCTCCAGCTCTTCCAGTTCTGGTCTGGCAAACAAAAGGAAGAACACTACAAGAGCGCGCACGCGGAGCAGCTCCGCAAGATACTGGAACAACCCCAAAAACTAAGCTCGCGTCCCCAAACGTTACGAACCTCGACTCCTGGAAGACCACTCAAACATGCcgcgccgttgacgccgccgctgtctTCATTCAAGATCATGGAGCGGACTCGGTTCCCAGCCGGGCCTTTGCCTCGGCCAGGGCCGCCGCCCAAGGCCAACGAGAAGGAGTCGGACTACCGCTACTGCGATCGCTGCGGCCGCGATCACATTCAGCTCAGCAGCCGGACCGAGCGGGAGCATCACGACCGAGTTTGCGTGCCACTGGCCGAGGGGGCTGGCCTGTGTACCTTTTGTGAGGCGTGCGGGCATCGCGAATGGAAGACGGGGCAAGACGCAAAAGAATTCGCGCCCTTTGACGAGTATCCACACAAGTGCCGCGGCACCATTCACCAGAACAAGCCGCATTGCACCAAGTGTGGTCTTTccctgaagaagatgacAGACGAGTCCATTGACAGGCACCGGACGTACTGTGCAGGCTATTACGGTACGATGGGCTGCTTCTGCCCGTATTGCCAACACCACTTCGTCGAGGACAAGCGGCAGAAGCCAATCGACAGTGTCAAGAAGCACATTTTCGAGTGCGACAAGAGAGACCCCATGAAGGCGACTCCTTACGAAATCTATCCGGAGACGTACTGGGAAGACAAGGACGTGCTCACGGACCCTCTATACGTGGGACAGGGTGCGTCCACGGCGCTGGTCCGGAAACAGCGCCGGCCCAATGAGCCTACTCGCTACCTGAGCTATCCTCTGATGTGGCACGAGAGGCCGGGCCCGACACCGACGCAAGACCCGCCGTCTGAATGCAAACTGCCCGGCTGTCGCGAACCCCTTTTCGGTCTGACGCCGTCGGAGATCCTGGGGCATTTCGAGACGAACCACGGTGGCCGACCGCAGAGGAAATGCCCGCTCTGCCACCTCTCTTTCGAGAGGCCCGAGGATGGGCGCGAGGATAACCCTGAGTCCGGGGAGTGGGAGGACAGGAGAGACCAAGTCGCGCATATGGAATGCCACGTCTACCAGCTTTGGGACGTCTTGACCGAAAaggggccgccgccgcccattGTAAACCGTGAGCCCTTCTACGCAGGCCACAGTCTTTGGGATCCTGACAACGAGAGAGCGTTGGATCGACGAGACAAGCGGTGCCCGCACTTTGACAAGTGTGGCGCCATGGTGGGCTTCATGAATCAGAAGCAATGGAACCAACACATGGAAATAGCGCATGCCGCCGAAGACTTTGAGCCGCGAGTGCCGCGCGACATAAAGATCGACCTACAGGCTGCCTTTGAGGAGCGGAAACAACAGAGAATACGCGAAGGAAAGCATCCCATGGTAGGACAGGTGCCCCCAGTGCTCAAGTCGAAGGGGTTGGAGCCGGGGCTGGGGCAGGGAGTAACGGCCGGGCAAAAGCCCGCGACTGCTGGTCCTGCCGTTCAGCCTCAGGGCCAAGCTGGAGCTAGAGGAggcctggccggcggccagggaCTCGACACTGTTCCCGGCCAGGGTCTTGATCCCGAGGGAACTCGGCCCAAAGAAGATGATGTTCCACGGGGTGTTCGTCCGGAGGGTGCTCATCCACAGGTGCGGCCCGAAACGCAGACGACCAGCGAACCGAAGCAAAAGAGTGGCACGGCCTTGAAGCCTAAAACCACCGTAGGTAAGATTGGGAAACATACGGGAAATACGGGGAAACCCCCAGGCAAGCCAGATAGCAAGCCGGCACCGGGCCAGAAGTCATTTTCTGGTACAAATCCAAAGATCAAGGCTCCCGCCCAAAGCTTTGATGCAGAGGACAACATGTACTGCTCACGTTGCTTTCGCAAGGCACCCAATCGAGTATCCAAGGCAAAGATCCCCGAAGGCGATCCCAGCAGGCAGGAGCAAATAGAT GCTCACTCGGATCCGACGAGAAGCTGTCGAATCCGACCACAAGAGGGCCGTGTCAGGTTCAGTCGCGACGGAGAGCCTATTCTGCCAAGCAGGGTCGGGTGGATTCGAAAGGGCAATCTGAAGCTGAATGAAATCAGAGACGGCTTTGTCAGATCAAATCCCGAGCTCGAAAGAACAATGTGCCCAACAGATATGCACTGGAAACGCCCATGGTCAAGATGGGTGCACGATCCGAACAATGAAAACAATGACGACGTTTGGGGGATGCCATATAAACGTCAGAAAGACCGAGGGGATGATGACAgcgaagaggatgacggAGAGGAAGACTATGTGGTGGTTGATaacgaagaggacgatgatgatgaagaaacgggcgaggcggaggacgaggacaaggagaaagaagaagatgacgaagagggtgatgatggcggtgatgggGCCAAGGACAACTCGGGCACCATccgcaagaagaagcgcaagcagTTCCGGGGTTTCCAGCCCCACGATCCAACCTATCGTTACAGTGGAGACGAGGACAGCGTGAGTGAGGACGATCCAAGCGGGTTGGTGCCAGAAAGcgaaggagagggggagggcagCACTGGATCCGGCGGCGGGAAGCGGAAGCGTGATGCTACAGAACCATCGGGACAGGGGCAAGccggcaagaagaaaaagaagaccCAAGAACAGGAGCGGAAGAAGGCCGGGGGATCTGAGGAAGCTCAGGGCAGCAAGTCGTAG